One Companilactobacillus heilongjiangensis genomic window, ATTATTAAACTAGGCCAGTCGAATTGGCAGCTTGTGGATATCTGGATACTGCCAGTTCTGATGGTTGTGGGGATAATTTTCGGAGAACTCTGTAAATTATTCTATAAAGTTTTCCACATGTGGATAAGAAAAAATAATTTACCGTTGGCTTTAAAGGTTGGTTTAGGAGCAATTGTCATTATTCTGATATCTTATCTGGCACCCGATTTATTATTTTCAGGTCAGCACAGTTTAAATCTGTTAATAAGTGGTTGGTCGCATAAATCAGTCGGATTTTTAATCAGTATGGGAATAATAAAACTGCTTTTTCTAGATTGGTGTCTAAATTTCAATTGGCGTGGTGGACATATTTTTCCAATTACGTTTGCGGCAATGATCGAAGGATTTGCTATGGCCCAAATGTTGCCTAATTTTGACCGTTTATTCGTCGTTGCAATCATCGCCACAACGATAATGAGTGAGCTGATATCTCCAGTTGTTGCTGGAATTTTCATTATGTTATTTTTCCCTTTGAAATTAACGCCGATAATTATTTTGGTAGCGATATTAATGTATTTGAAAAATAAGATTGGGTTCAAAAAAAAGAGTGTGACAAAACATGGTTAGCTTTCGAGCATTAAGGCAAAAAAGACGCGTAAATCCAATTTTGGATTGCGCGTCTTTTTTGGTTTAAGCGGGAAAAACTATGTTTTGTTGCACGTTTATACTGCATGTTTAAGGTGAAAATAGTTATGTCACAGCCAATTCTTTATGGATATTATTCAGCATCGTCAGAGTCGGAATCATCGGTATCTGCATCTGAATCGGGATGTTCTTTTTGATATTGATCCAAAGCACGATTACCAGGATAAGAAACATCGCCGTTATCAGAAACAATCCAAGGACCAAGGCCATTATAAAAGTTCCAAGCACCGTCAGCTCGTTCAGCAGTCAAATCTGAAGTGTCACCGTAGCCAGAATCAGCTAGTTTTTGACGGGCCTGGGCCTCAGTTAGTTCAGTTGTATTGGCTGAGTTATCGTTGGCAGGTGCAGTTTGTGAATTGTTTGAATTATCTGAATCATTCTGTTTATCAGAATTATTAGTTTGATTTGAACTAGTATTACTTGCTTGGGTTAGATTATTCAAATCATCATTCGATAAAGTTGAACGAGTGGAGGCTAATTTAAATTTATGGGAATACGTTATAAAACAATTAGTTTGAGCTAGTTCGTTAATATTCTGTTTTTGAAATAGACCAGGTATCTTTTTAGTTTGATTAGGTTTCAAAATCAATATGCCAGTTAAGACAGCTGGTACTTCGTTATCTGTGAATTTTAGCGCAAATTTAGAACGATTAAATCTGATGGTTTTGTCAGTTTTATTAGTGACTTTGGCAGAAATAAAATAACCGTAATCATTCTGGTCGGCCTTGAAGTTGAATTTAACTTTCTTTTGATCGGCCTTTTTTAAGTTTTGGTAATATGTTGTTTTTGCCTGTTTGCGTGATGTTTGTACCGGTGCTGACTGATGCGTTGATTTAGCAGTATTACTACAGCCACTAGCCCCCAATAATAACAAAATTCCAGTTAGTAAAATAAACGTTTTCCTCATATTCGTCTCCCCTATATCTTCATTACAAGAATAAGTTTATCAAAATCTAATGTCATATTGTGGCATTATAACGGTCAATATTGAACTACTTGTCTAATTACGATCGTTAGCTTAATATTTTAAAGGTGTGTTTTAAAGAAATTGATAATGGAGATTCACAATGA contains:
- a CDS encoding chloride channel protein, which translates into the protein MKRWPDLPKTSQDSMRELKLNKTIDYHDVFFNLLITLVILSFGAGVGPEAALLSAIISLSIWQADKLRYLYFQYDELKKLPLHETLKRLFNPFKFQQKYVGANAPKIPSVIKQKRILYPVFIVNGILAFGLLIRQTDQPSFIIKLGQSNWQLVDIWILPVLMVVGIIFGELCKLFYKVFHMWIRKNNLPLALKVGLGAIVIILISYLAPDLLFSGQHSLNLLISGWSHKSVGFLISMGIIKLLFLDWCLNFNWRGGHIFPITFAAMIEGFAMAQMLPNFDRLFVVAIIATTIMSELISPVVAGIFIMLFFPLKLTPIIILVAILMYLKNKIGFKKKSVTKHG